The following coding sequences lie in one Plasmodium berghei ANKA genome assembly, chromosome: 7 genomic window:
- a CDS encoding 2-oxoglutarate dehydrogenase E1 component, putative, translating into MKKILYQNNLMQTSRKNGNNIKKYIHTSSVLYNEEFNPSMASYLESVYRLWKSDRNTLDKSWDRYFTNICNGMPNNSLIDENSRVIYKNRDREYGEKHNNLRITYVNEEMIEKGKTGNIYDIARIVQLIRWYQKNGHLYAQTNPLPLPNIVPYTSINNGNNNEKKMTYKNFGFSEEDLKKEFSFDLPSITGFSSYGKKTCTLECLINKLEETYCQTIGFEYMHITDENIVNYIIKRIESDKTYNFSNKEKKEILEFTARAFIFENYMAAKFATTKRFGVDGCETLITGMKELVKRACKLNIDSVLMGMSHRGRLNVLFNVLHKPLEQMMSEFRGKTGFSDNVWGNTGDVKYHLGVEIDHYDEESNRYIHLGIVDNSSHLESVDPILMGQARAQQYYCNDKEKKKVLPIIIHGDASIAGQGIAYETFQMSKLPSYSVGGTIHIVVNNQIGFTTYPVDARSGKYCTDIGKCIDIPIIHVNADDPEAVTYVFGLALDIRNKFNIDTIIDLVGYRKFGHNELDMPKFTNPLLYDIIARHKSVLDIYSKKLIDENVITLKEFEENKKKIYDYYEQVYEQSKNFEPKIMDKKYLPQWEHMVNPQKFSPSRKTGVEKDVLINLGKKIFTIKENFNPHPIITKLFKTRIASLETGNNIDFGMAELLAYATLLSDGFHARISGQDSQRGTFSHRHAVLHDQITYEEYNIFDSLKTPHTIEVNNSLLSEYACLGYEIGYSYEHPDALVVWEAQFGDFANGAQVMIDNYIASGETKWNKQSGVVMLLPHGYDGQGPEHSSARIERFLQLCDDREDIATYSVDKDKKIIQQHNMQVINCTKPSNLFHALRRQMHRSFRKPLIVITPKKMLKMRMAFDNINNFLTSTEFLPYLAEEFEHKLKPKNEIKRIILCSGQVYYDLLNYRDTNNIQNIAIARIEQLSPFPFKSFMNDLKNYPNLRDVIWVQEEHMNMGPWFYVSKRIEAAIKQLKNDDKSWNIEISEVNYSGRDVYAAQSAGDLNLHLYQLDEFLVDAFDLNKKHHMHAQKYINSL; encoded by the exons atgaaaaaaatattatatcaaaACAACTTAATGCAAACAAGTAGAAAgaatggaaataatataaagaaatacatacatacaAGTAGTGTATTATACAATGAGGAATTTAACCCAAGTATGGCTTCATACTTGGAAAGTGTTTATCGACTATGGAAAAGTGATCg AAATACACTAGACAAATCATGGGACCGATATTTCACGAATATATGCAATGGAATGCCAAATAATAGTTTAATAGATGAAAATAGTAGGgtaatatacaaaaatcgTGATAGAGAATATGGTGAAAAGCATAATAATCTTAGAATTACATATGTAAATGAAGAAATGATAGAAAAAGGGAAAAcaggaaatatatatgatatagCTAGAATAGTACAGCTAATCAGATGGTACCAAAAAAATGGTCATTTATATGCACAAACAAATCCATTGCCCTTACCAAATATAGTACCATATACAAGTATtaataatggaaataataatgaaaaaaaaatgacttataaaaattttggTTTCAGTGAAgaagatttaaaaaaagaattttCATTTGATTTGCCATCAATTACAGGATTTTCTAgttatggaaaaaaaacatgcACACTTGAatgtttaataaataaattagaaGAAACATATTGTCAAACAATCGGATTtgaatatatgcatataactgatgaaaatattgtaaattatataataaaaagaatagAAAGtgataaaacatataattttagtaataaagaaaaaaaagaaattttaGAATTTACTGCACGtgcatttatatttgaaaattacATGGCTGCAAAGTTTGCTACGACCAAAAGATTTGGTGTGGATGGATGTGAAACATTAATAACAGGTATGAAAGAATTAGTTAAAAGAGCAtgtaaattaaatattgaTAGTGTATTGATGGGTATGTCCCATAGAGGTAGattaaatgtattatttaatgtATTGCATAAACCTTTAGAGCAAATGATGTCTGAATTTCGAGGAAAAACTGGATTTAGTGATAATGTATGGGGTAATACTGGTGATGTAAAATATCATTTAGGTGTTGAAATTGATCATTATGACGAAGAAAGTAATAGATATATACATTTGGGTATAGTTGATAATTCTTCACATTTAGAATCTGTTGATCCCATTTTAATGGGACAGGCCAGAGCTCAACAATACTATTGTaatgataaagaaaaaaaaaaagtgttACCTATAATTATACATGGTGATGCATCTATAGCTGGGCAAGGAATTGCATATGAAACATTTCAAATGTCTAAATTACCAAGTTATAGTGTTGGTGGAACTATACATATAGTCGTAAATAATCAAATTGGATTCACAACATATCCAGTAGATGCAAGATCAGGAAAATATTGTACAGATATAGGAAAATGTATAGATATTCCAATTATACATGTAAATGCAGATGATCCAGAAGCAGTAACATACGTATTTGGATTAGCATTAGatataagaaataaatttaatattgaTACAATAATCGATTTAGTAGGATATAGAAAGTTTGGACATAATGAATTAGATATGCCTAAATTTACAAAcccattattatatgatataataGCCAGACATAAATCTGTTCTTGATATTtatagtaaaaaattaatagatgaaaatgtaataacattaaaagagtttgaagaaaataaaaaaaaaatatatgattattATGAACAAGTATATGAACaatcaaaaaattttgaaccaaaaataatggataaaaaatatcttCCCCAATGGGAACATATGGTTAACCCACAAAAATTTTCACCATCTAGAAAAACTGGAGTTGAAAAAGatgttttaataaatttaggaaaaaaaatatttactataaaagaaaatttcAATCCTCATCCAATaattacaaaattatttaaaaccCGTATAGCAAGTTTAGAAACaggaaataatatagattTTGGAATGGCAGAATTATTAGCATATGCAACATTACTTTCTGATGGATTTCATGCTCGTATATCTGGTCAGGATTCACAAAGAGGAACCTTTTCGCACAGGCATGCAGTATTACATGATCAAATTACTTATGAAGAATATAACATATTTGATTCGTTAAAAACACCACATACAATAGAAGttaataattcattattGTCAGAATACGCTTGTTTAGGATATGAAATTGGATATAGTTATGAACATCCAGACGCACTAGTTGTTTGGGAAGCACAGTTTGGTGATTTTGCAAATGGTGCTCAAGTTATGATAGATAATTATATTGCATCTGGAGAAACAAAATGGAATAAACAATCTGGAGTTGTTATGTTGTTACCTCATGGTTATGATGGGCAAGGACCTGAGCATTCATCTGCTCGTATTGAACGGTTTTTGCAATTATGTGATGATAGGGAAGATATAGCTACATATTCAGTCgataaagataaaaaaattatacaacAACATAATATGCAAGTTATAAATTGCACAAAACcttcaaatttatttcatgCATTAAGAAGACAAATGCATCGATCATTTCGTAAACCACTTATTGTTATAACTcccaaaaaaatgttaaaaatgAGAATGGCgtttgataatataaataattttttaaccTCAACTGAATTTTTACCATATTTGGCAGAAGAATTTGAACATAAATTAAAaccaaaaaatgaaataaaaagaattattttatgttcAGGACAAGTTTATtatgatttattaaattatagagatacaaataatatacaaaatattgcTATAGCCAGAATTGAGCAATTATCACCATTTCCATTTAAAAGTTTTATGAACgacttaaaaaattatcctAATTTAAGAGATGTTATATGGGTACAAGAAGAGCATATGAATATGGGTCCATGGTTTTATGTTTCAAAGCGTATTGAAGCAGCTATTAagcaattaaaaaatgatgacaAATCATGGAATATAGAAATATCTGAGGTTAATTATTCAGGCCGAGATGTTTATGCTGCTCAATCAGCTGGGGATTTAAATTTACATTTGTATCAATTAGATGAATTTTTAGTGGATGCTTTTGACTTGAATAAGAAACATCATATGCACGCTCAGAAATATATCAACTCactataa
- a CDS encoding RNA-binding protein, putative → MIYFYLVLLLKSLMIINASKISNFNNIKKRNIFFMHSNINKNSYSKIKIAHDIFLKRNRYFENGLQHTKILLVNLLDKDQNEIFDFSNNNIKETSTNEEKRKKIKINIDNKNNNNYNEEKSSIKATLSKTKKFCNYLTNKLGRLNKKLREIKKLEAIFYANPNILTEAQQVKLSKKKHIKNEIVLINRYRKKYFSYKRNLMKNIDDLSPFFYSKKKKKKQLCTSQEFAEILKSENPKEAVQNIKNIDINKIPRNITDYLIFNKIGTREDIKILFGLKAIKINGNAIDDENYILNVKEDEVKVFDQVVRIHEDHYVVRKRFTKNQKQILEQKENEKMADIKKEVKGVEQFFNIKK, encoded by the exons atgatatatttttatcttgtATTATTACTCAAATCACTTATGATCATAAATGCTTCTAAAATTTCcaattttaataacataaaaaaaaggaatatattttttatgcatagtaatattaataaaaacagctatagtaaaataaagatTGCTCAtgacatatttttaaaaagaaatcgatattttgaaaatggTCTACAACACactaaaatattattagttAATTTATTAGACAAAGAccaaaatgaaatatttgatttttcaaataataatataaaggAAACTAGTACTAATGAAGAAAagcgaaaaaaaataaaaataaacattgataacaaaaataataataattataatgagGAGAAAAGTTCTATAAAAGCCACGTTATCGAAAACCAAAAAGTTTTGTAACTATTTAACTAATAAATTAGGTcgattaaataaaaaattacgagaaataaaaaaattagaagctattttttatgcaaaTCCTAATATATTAACGGAAGCTCAGCAAGTTAAAttaagcaaaaaaaaacatataaaaaacgaAATAGTTTTAATTAATAGATATAGAAAGAAATacttttcatataaaagaaatttaatgaaaaatatagatgatTTATCgccttttttttattcaaaaaaaaaaaaaaaaaaacaattatgtACAAGTCAGGAATTTGCAGAAATTT tgaAATCTGAAAATCCCAAGGAAGCAGTgcaaaacataaaaaatatagacataaataaaattccaAGAAATATAACCGATTATTTgatatttaacaaaattgGAACAAGGGaagatattaaaattttatttggtCTCAAAgctataaaaataaatggaaaTGCAA ttgatgatgaaaattatatactaAACGTTAAGGAAGATGAAGTAAAAGTTTTTGATCAAGTTGTTAGGATCCACGAGGATCA CTATGTTGTCAGAAAAagatttacaaaaaatcaaaaacaaattttagaacaaaaagaaaatgaaaaaatggcAGACATAAAGAAAGAAGTTAAGGGTGTGGAACAATTTTTCAACATCAAAAAAtag
- a CDS encoding protein transport protein YIF1, putative, whose amino-acid sequence MNRNQTYGEFNIHDRRKGNNATHLREYNQMNNKDYNKNNQIYQRNNKLNPGNISHINYMNNDINNYNIGNNNQNVQDNATSFINNYNINPNDNYSNNSLNNVNNNMNSQVISSNYVNTHPILGKKQNYMFNNDTNSSGINILNNKDGNVINRPNNYSDKSFENKNNIMEIDNYPIYSHNKNVTMASHVNDVKTMHGFSNNRNVGYVQNFTNVPNVPNAMNMVNNKLVNPEMSVKENNDFVNDRLKFVNNNMHQFNDVINGNMLNNNTTNGFQTNNNIGNSFLKKANLFLSKGMEIMGQENNNTNNSGNDKGIVHNIFETLAKNTETNSELNNLVKRGVTNMVMNELEKKIEINNSSFIRNKLSILRDYFNVTHSYVLSKILFIIIPYIYIQKALFESRTYYVYTHLKKKMETNMQNKNYNSSFIFNGNYNTYNPNSDNINMNSNINNIQFENNKNNGNIFYNDKKENTEIDNKMNNNLNYINYNNNIGIFQADLYIPLMSIITYILLYTLTVTAQKNNFIFNPDNLFNASSYIFILLFFETTIVKFLFLLMCRDINLPFLHILSFISYKFVIMCALIITKIFYYFLYFMYTSAFGSIDDNLKNREFDKRHNSQVFKNLNNNSSFQFSPYSLILFLNSNAMYRLTQLYYYITVSIQMIQLFKSIHLYVHDNSNLSNKYNIKRINLMIFVFSLSQFFLCWLLTPYFN is encoded by the coding sequence atgaatcgGAATCAAACTTATGGAGAATTTAATATTCATGATCGAAGAAAAGGAAACAATGCTACTCATTTAAGAGAGTATAAccaaatgaataataaagattataacaaaaataatcaaatatatcaaagaaataataaattaaaccCTGGTAATATATctcatataaattatatgaataatgatattaataattataacattggaaataataatcagAATGTGCAAGATAATGCTACCAGCTTTATAAATAACTACAATATAAATCcaaatgataattataGCAATAATAGCCTTAACaatgttaataataatatgaacaGTCAGGTGATTTCTTCGAATTACGTCAATACTCACCCCATTTTaggaaaaaaacaaaattatatgtttaACAATGATACAAATTCGAGTggtataaatattttaaataacaaaGATGGTAATGTAATAAATAGGCCTAATAATTATAGTGATAAAagttttgaaaataaaaataatataatggAAATTGATAACTATCCAATATACAgccataataaaaatgtcaCTATGGCTAGCCATGTTAACGATGTAAAAACTATGCATGGTTTTTCCAATAATCGAAATGTTGGATATGTTCAGAATTTCACAAACGTTCCAAACGTGCCAAATGCAATGAACATGGTTAATAACAAATTGGTGAATCCCGAAATGAGTGtcaaagaaaataatgattttGTGAATGATCgattaaaatttgttaataataatatgcatCAATTTAACGATGTGATAAATGGAAATATGTTAAACAATAATACAACAAATGGTTTCCAAacaaacaataatataggTAAcagttttttaaaaaaagcaaatttatttttaagtaAAGGTATGGAAATTATGGGgcaagaaaataataatacaaacaATAGTGGGAATGATAAAGGAAttgttcataatatttttgaaacgTTAGCAAAAAATACAGAAACAAATAgtgaattaaataatttggtAAAAAGGGGAGTTACAAATATGGTTATGAAtgaattagaaaaaaaaattgaaataaataattcaagTTTTATcagaaataaattatcaaTACTACGAGATTATTTTAATGTCACACATTCATATGTACTTagcaaaatattatttataattattccttatatatatatacagaAAGCATTATTTGAATCTCGAACATATTATGTGTATactcatttaaaaaaaaaaatggaaacaaatatgcaaaataaaaattataattcatcttttatttttaacgGAAATTACAATACATATAATCCTAACagtgataatataaatatgaacagcaatataaataatatacaatttgaaaataataaaaataatggaaatattttttataatgataaaaaagaaaatactgaaatagataataaaatgaataataacttaaattatattaattataataataacattgGTATATTTCAAGCAGATCTATACATTCCTTTAATGTCTATTATcacttatattttattatatacattaacTGTAACTgctcaaaaaaataattttatatttaatcctgataatttatttaatgcttcatcttatatatttatattattattttttgaaacaactatagtaaaatttttatttttattaatgtgCAGAGATATTAATTTGCcatttttacatattttatcgTTTATTTCTTATAAGTTTGTTATAATGTGTGCATTaataattacaaaaattttttattattttttatattttatgtatacatCAGCTTTTGGGAGTATTGATGATAATTTGAAGAATCGCGAGTTTGACAAAAGACATAATTCACAAGttttcaaaaatttaaataataattcctCTTTTCAATTCAGTCCATATagtttaattttatttttaaatagcAATGCTATGTACAGATTAACACaactttattattacatcaCAGTATCCATTCAAATGAttcaattatttaaatctattcatttatatgttcatgataattcaaatttatcaaataaatataatattaaaagaataaatttgatgatctttgttttttcactttctcaattttttttgtgttgGTTGCTTACCCCATATTTTaactaa
- a CDS encoding phosphatidylglycerophosphate synthase, putative produces the protein MPLKFSIHNPRVTVLHTPNKFFKTLKILFNSSKERIVISSLYIGTGELEKELINDIINNKNIKNIQIDILLDKQRGTRPEGKLNETSIDILSKLFKYGNNVNINLFHNPLLGAMLYNILPYRVNETIGVMHMKIYMGDDMVIISGANISDSYLKNRKDRHFLIENKFLANSIYKIVNCVQQMSFSLNRDLTIDWKSDLINPLIESYLFREQFYRRIKFILREIQKDISDYNINNFGTDLPIHYNDSTLVNIDNEIEKNEHMHANNITENDGEININSNYISTSKKNDNFFYPLYEKKNILTIELGMQCPFSIPPIYDETDMLENLLKNVEKYNQSLIVASAYLNFTTPFLKLLRRIYDNLFLKNGKINFITAAPSSNSFYKSKGISYYAPLAYSIIADTCIEFVTSNFLNLFKNVKKTPDLKQKLNNATNIYMEYHKPEWTFHSKGMWIINHLENSENYKIHVCSEKCEQNIQKLENKCYNLENCLNMSEFCDYKKSVYKKILNDENNDIKQLLETPEYMPWVTVIGSSNYGHRASYRDLEMGFIIKTNDPYLKKQFQEELNNIYKSSKYVNMIELKLRYSHWLRYIVNFFFKWIL, from the coding sequence atgccACTAAAATTTAGTATTCATAACCCCAGGGTAACAGTGCTCCATACTCCcaataaatttttcaaaacattaaaaatattatttaatagtTCAAAGGAAAGAATAGTGATTAGTTCTTTGTATATAGGAACAGGGGAGCTTGAAaaagaattaataaatgatataataaataataaaaatataaaaaatatacaaatagatatattattagatAAACAAAGAGGAACAAGACCGGAAggaaaattaaatgaaacgTCTATAGacatattatcaaaattatttaaatatggaaataatgtaaatataaatttatttcataatcCATTACTTGGTGCtatgttatataatatattaccATATAGAGTAAATGAAACAATAGGAGTTATgcatatgaaaatatatatgggTGATGATATGGTTATAATATCTGGGGCAAATATTAGTGATagttatttaaaaaatcgaaaagataggcattttttaattgaaaataaatttttagcAAATtcaatttataaaattgttaattGTGTACAACAAATgtcattttctttaaatcGAGATTTAACTATTGATTGGAAAAGCGATTTAATAAACCCTTTGATAGAatcttatttatttcgaGAGCAGTTCTATAGAAGgatcaaatttattttgagaGAAATACAAAAAGATATTTCAGATTATAacattaataattttggtACTGATTTACCCATCCATTATAATGATAGCACATTAGTAAATATCGATAATGAgatcgaaaaaaatgaacataTGCATGCTAATAATATTACTGAAAATGATGgcgaaataaatataaattcaaattatatttctacatcaaaaaaaaatgataattttttttaccctttatatgaaaaaaaaaatatattaactaTCGAGCTAGGTATGCAATGCCCCTTTTCGATTCCCCCAATTTATGATGAAACTGATATGCTTgaaaatttgttaaaaaacgttgaaaaatataatcaaaGTTTAATCGTTGCATCGGCATATTTAAACTTTACTACACCTTTTTTGAAATTACTTCGACGtatttatgataatttgtttttaaaaaatgggaaaattaattttattacagCTGCACCATCATCTAATAGCTTTTACAAATCAAAAGGCATAAGTTATTATGCGCCTCTTGCTTATAGTATTATTGCAGATACATGTATTGAATTTGTTACATCAAATTTtcttaatttatttaaaaatgtaaaaaaaacacctgatttaaaacaaaaattaaataacgcaacaaatatatatatggaataTCATAAACCAGAATGGACATTTCACTCAAAGGGAATGTGGATAATTAACCATTTGGAAAATAgcgaaaattataaaatacatGTATGTTCAGAAAAATGTGAACAAAATATCCaaaaattggaaaataaatgttataatttGGAAAATTGCCTGAACATGTCAGAATTTTGTgactataaaaaaagtgtgtataagaaaattttaaatgatgaaaataatgatataaaacaattattaGAAACCCCTGAATATATGCCATGGGTAACAGTCATAGGAAGTTCAAATTATGGGCATAGAGCTTCATACAGAGATTTAGAAATGGGATTTATcattaaaacaaatgatccatatttaaaaaaacaatttcaagaagaattaaataatatttacaagtcatcaaaatatgtaaatatgaTTGAGCTTAAATTAAGATATTCACATTGGCTAAGATATATagtcaattttttttttaaatggatcttataa